In Cupriavidus taiwanensis, the following proteins share a genomic window:
- a CDS encoding MFS transporter, translating to MSSSISSMATTTIPEAALGSPPQPSARAASSQPITIEQGIRAAGVGRFQYRLFVIFGLVWLADAMQVLSIGFTAPSIAATFGIPVPTALQTGTMFFVGMLIGAFVFGRLADRIGRRPVLMMAVVIDAICGVASAFAPDFQWLLLLRFLTGIGVGGTLPVDYTMMAEFLPSDRRGRWLVLLESFWAVGTILLAILALIAVSRGNDAWRLIFLVTGIPALVGVVFRFFVPESPLYLNKSGRSDEARAVLQRVAAANRVPVEIGALQPQKMERKSVFALFAAGCRRRTICLLAAWMLISIAYYGVFVYLPVKLAGQGFGFMRGQVFLIVLALVQLPGFALAAHGVERWGRKPTLIGFLLLSAAGCMLYSLGQSPALVIGSTLLMSFSLLGTWGALYAFTPEVYPTDLRASGMGTAGAMARFGGLFAPSIVAPIMASQFTLALALLSSFLAVAALAIFLVDIESKDRALD from the coding sequence ATGTCGTCATCCATTTCATCCATGGCCACCACGACCATCCCGGAGGCCGCGCTAGGCTCGCCCCCCCAGCCCAGCGCGCGCGCAGCGTCGTCGCAACCGATCACGATCGAGCAAGGCATCCGCGCCGCCGGCGTCGGCCGCTTCCAGTATCGGCTGTTCGTCATATTCGGCCTGGTCTGGCTCGCCGACGCGATGCAGGTACTGTCGATCGGCTTCACCGCGCCGTCGATCGCGGCGACCTTCGGCATCCCGGTGCCGACCGCGCTGCAGACCGGCACCATGTTCTTCGTCGGCATGCTGATCGGCGCGTTCGTGTTCGGCCGGCTGGCCGACCGCATCGGCCGCCGCCCGGTGCTGATGATGGCGGTGGTCATCGATGCCATCTGCGGCGTGGCCTCGGCCTTCGCGCCGGACTTCCAGTGGCTGCTGCTGCTGCGCTTCCTGACCGGCATCGGCGTCGGCGGCACCCTGCCGGTCGACTACACCATGATGGCCGAATTCCTGCCATCGGACCGGCGCGGCCGCTGGCTGGTGCTGCTGGAGTCGTTCTGGGCGGTCGGCACCATCCTGCTGGCGATCCTGGCGCTGATCGCGGTGTCGCGCGGCAATGACGCGTGGCGGCTGATCTTCCTGGTCACCGGCATCCCGGCGCTGGTTGGCGTGGTGTTCCGCTTCTTCGTGCCCGAGTCGCCGCTCTACCTCAATAAATCCGGGCGCTCGGACGAGGCCCGCGCGGTGCTGCAGCGGGTGGCCGCGGCCAACCGCGTGCCGGTGGAGATCGGCGCGCTGCAGCCGCAGAAGATGGAGCGCAAATCCGTGTTCGCGCTGTTCGCGGCCGGCTGCCGGCGCCGCACCATCTGCCTGCTGGCGGCGTGGATGCTGATCTCGATCGCCTACTACGGGGTCTTCGTCTACCTGCCGGTGAAGCTGGCGGGCCAGGGCTTCGGCTTCATGCGCGGCCAGGTATTCCTGATCGTGCTGGCACTGGTGCAGCTGCCCGGCTTCGCGCTGGCCGCGCACGGCGTCGAGCGCTGGGGCCGCAAGCCGACCCTGATCGGCTTCCTGCTGCTGAGCGCGGCTGGCTGCATGCTGTACAGCCTGGGCCAGTCCCCCGCGCTGGTGATCGGCTCGACCCTGCTGATGAGCTTCTCGCTGCTCGGCACCTGGGGCGCGCTGTACGCCTTCACGCCCGAGGTGTATCCGACCGACCTGCGCGCCAGCGGCATGGGCACCGCGGGCGCGATGGCGCGTTTCGGCGGCCTGTTTGCCCCGTCCATCGTCGCGCCGATCATGGCCAGCCAGTTCACGCTGGCACTGGCGCTGCTGTCTTCGTTCCTGGCCGTGGCGGCGCTCGCCATCTTCCTGGTCGATATCGAGTCGAAGGACCGCGCTCTCGACTAG
- a CDS encoding c-type cytochrome encodes MSAGIVQAATQATALAAGLPPHGADCLVAHVLTPPGLRWFGGEPLAARLLHAERDAALALPGIRAVVVRNNFAGVAAVSSDQAAEAARALRARWSGPPRADATPAPRHTVAQRGDAADALEHARASHTQHYQWPLAGTRDDACCTVVADWRDGTLTVWLPATRPGALRAELAALLGIAPTQVQLVCWQARDDRADPALLAPHAAADAALLAHASGQPVVRRLRAAEVGLADAALAIRVETARSGATVDAYTATLAGTPPPATPLALWLTHTPAPVADRIDANHGGDAALPPYGIPHIELAVSGDPAAFAAAPLTAARAQVFARESHLDELAAASDADPVALRLAHLDDPRGAALVRQVAERAGWDLDANAAAPRGSSAAGNVRRGRGFAYAHTIDHDAGQSWSAWVAEVEVDGSTGELAVTRVTVGHDSESLPPPQAAAMTRSMPRSIERDVAAAALQLTAATPAFDTWPADARAAGEHLPAMPAQALPEVRLAGTLATHDALAAGPTDALPAAAAVANAIFDATGVRLRKPPFSAERIRLALAEASPGNQRKKRGWIAAAAAAAAGVCATLLPWRAPIAPVAPPEAGFYSAATLERGRLVAAAGDCAVCHTAPGGVKNAGGLPLETPFGTVYSTNITPDVQTGIGNWSFAAFERAMREGIHRDGRRLYPAFPYTAFAKISDGDMQALYGYLMSAEPVTSAVPQTQLAFPFNMRPLLAGWNLLFHRNERFTPDPSRSAQWNRGAYLAEGLGHCSACHSPRNALGAEQGGRRYLTGGSAEGWEAPALTALSQAPVPWTEAALFTYLRGGYAPHHGAAAGPMAPVVEELAQLPEDDVRAIAHYVASFGAPAPAPTVLAAQAAQVEQRSQQAARTLGGPAERLYQSACAVCHQSDQGIAQFGVKPSLALNTNLHSKLPDNVIQVLLRGMPAPPNSELGAMPAYADTLDDQQIAQLAQYLRARFAPDKPAWQDLENTVARLRAGPAH; translated from the coding sequence GTGAGCGCGGGAATCGTGCAAGCCGCCACGCAAGCGACGGCACTGGCCGCCGGCCTGCCGCCGCACGGCGCCGATTGCCTGGTGGCTCATGTGCTGACACCGCCGGGCCTGCGCTGGTTCGGCGGCGAGCCGCTCGCGGCGCGCCTGCTGCACGCCGAGCGCGACGCCGCGCTGGCGCTGCCCGGCATCCGCGCGGTGGTGGTCCGCAACAACTTTGCCGGCGTGGCCGCGGTTTCTTCCGACCAGGCCGCCGAGGCGGCGCGAGCCCTGCGGGCGCGCTGGTCTGGCCCGCCGCGCGCCGACGCCACCCCTGCGCCGCGCCACACAGTGGCGCAACGCGGCGATGCCGCAGATGCGCTCGAACACGCCCGCGCATCCCACACGCAGCACTATCAATGGCCACTGGCAGGCACCCGCGACGATGCCTGCTGCACCGTTGTCGCCGACTGGCGCGACGGCACGCTGACCGTATGGCTGCCCGCCACGCGGCCCGGCGCCCTGCGCGCCGAACTCGCTGCACTGCTGGGCATCGCGCCCACGCAAGTACAACTGGTCTGCTGGCAAGCACGCGACGACCGCGCCGACCCCGCGCTGCTGGCGCCGCACGCCGCCGCCGACGCGGCGCTGCTGGCGCATGCCAGCGGGCAACCGGTGGTGCGCCGGCTGCGCGCCGCCGAGGTGGGCCTGGCCGATGCCGCGCTCGCTATCCGCGTCGAGACTGCGCGCAGCGGCGCCACCGTCGACGCCTACACCGCCACGCTGGCGGGTACGCCGCCGCCGGCAACGCCTCTGGCGCTGTGGCTCACGCACACGCCGGCGCCGGTGGCCGATCGCATCGATGCGAACCATGGCGGCGACGCGGCGCTCCCGCCGTATGGCATCCCGCATATCGAGCTGGCCGTGTCCGGCGACCCGGCGGCATTCGCCGCCGCGCCGCTGACGGCAGCCCGCGCGCAGGTGTTCGCGCGCGAATCCCATCTCGACGAGCTTGCCGCCGCCAGCGACGCCGACCCGGTGGCGCTGCGCCTCGCGCATCTGGACGACCCGCGCGGCGCCGCGCTGGTGCGGCAGGTGGCCGAGCGCGCCGGCTGGGACCTGGACGCCAATGCCGCCGCGCCACGCGGCAGCTCTGCGGCGGGCAACGTGCGGCGCGGCCGCGGCTTTGCCTACGCCCACACCATCGACCACGATGCCGGCCAGAGCTGGTCGGCGTGGGTCGCTGAAGTCGAGGTCGACGGCAGCACCGGCGAGCTGGCGGTCACGCGCGTCACGGTTGGCCACGACAGCGAATCGCTGCCGCCACCGCAAGCCGCCGCGATGACGCGATCGATGCCGCGCTCGATCGAGCGGGACGTCGCAGCCGCAGCGCTGCAGCTGACCGCCGCCACGCCGGCGTTCGACACCTGGCCGGCGGACGCGCGTGCTGCCGGCGAACACTTGCCGGCCATGCCGGCACAGGCCCTGCCGGAAGTGCGGCTGGCCGGCACGCTGGCCACGCACGACGCGCTGGCTGCCGGGCCCACCGATGCGCTGCCGGCCGCCGCCGCAGTGGCCAATGCCATCTTCGACGCCACCGGGGTGCGCCTGCGCAAGCCCCCATTCAGCGCCGAACGCATTCGCCTGGCATTGGCCGAGGCAAGTCCCGGCAACCAACGCAAGAAGCGCGGCTGGATCGCCGCGGCGGCCGCCGCCGCTGCCGGCGTGTGCGCCACGCTGTTGCCGTGGCGCGCACCGATCGCGCCGGTGGCGCCGCCCGAGGCCGGCTTCTATTCCGCCGCCACGCTCGAGCGCGGCCGGCTGGTCGCCGCTGCCGGCGACTGCGCGGTCTGCCATACCGCGCCGGGCGGCGTGAAGAACGCGGGCGGCCTGCCGCTGGAAACGCCCTTCGGCACGGTCTACAGCACCAACATCACGCCGGATGTGCAGACCGGCATCGGCAACTGGTCCTTCGCCGCGTTCGAGCGCGCCATGCGCGAAGGCATCCACCGCGACGGGCGGCGCCTGTATCCGGCGTTCCCGTACACCGCCTTCGCCAAAATCAGCGACGGCGACATGCAGGCGCTGTACGGCTACCTGATGTCAGCCGAGCCGGTGACATCCGCGGTGCCGCAGACGCAGCTCGCCTTCCCATTCAACATGCGGCCGCTGCTGGCCGGCTGGAACCTGCTGTTCCATCGCAATGAACGCTTTACGCCGGACCCGTCGCGCTCGGCGCAATGGAATCGCGGCGCGTACCTGGCCGAGGGACTGGGCCACTGCAGTGCCTGCCATTCGCCGCGCAATGCGCTCGGCGCCGAGCAAGGCGGGCGCCGCTACCTGACCGGCGGCAGCGCCGAAGGCTGGGAAGCGCCGGCGCTGACCGCGCTGTCGCAGGCGCCGGTGCCGTGGACCGAGGCGGCGCTGTTCACCTACCTGCGCGGCGGCTATGCGCCGCACCACGGCGCGGCGGCGGGACCGATGGCGCCCGTGGTGGAAGAGCTCGCGCAACTGCCCGAGGACGACGTGCGCGCGATCGCGCATTACGTGGCCTCGTTCGGCGCGCCCGCGCCGGCGCCGACGGTGCTGGCCGCGCAGGCGGCGCAGGTCGAGCAACGCAGCCAGCAGGCCGCGCGCACCCTGGGCGGTCCCGCCGAGCGGCTGTACCAGAGTGCCTGCGCGGTCTGCCATCAGTCGGACCAGGGCATTGCGCAATTCGGCGTGAAGCCGTCGCTGGCGCTCAATACCAACCTGCACAGCAAGCTGCCGGACAACGTGATCCAGGTGCTGCTGCGCGGCATGCCGGCCCCGCCCAACAGCGAACTGGGCGCGATGCCTGCCTATGCCGACACGCTCGACGACCAGCAGATCGCGCAACTGGCGCAGTACCTGCGTGCGCGCTTTGCGCCCGACAAACCCGCCTGGCAGGACCTGGAGAACACCGTCGCGCGGCTGCGCGCGGGGCCTGCCCACTGA
- a CDS encoding (2Fe-2S)-binding protein translates to MNTPRPLTLQVNHAEHTLDVAPDTPLLYILRNDLCCNGPKYGCGLGQCGACTVLVDGLPARSCVLPVKAVVGHAVTTLEGLGTAQHPDPVQQAFIEEQAAQCGYCLNGMIMTAKALLAQNPDPDEAQIREALRFNLCRCGTHVEIVRAVRRAAVLQRQAAQGAAS, encoded by the coding sequence ATGAACACGCCCCGCCCCCTGACCCTGCAGGTCAACCACGCCGAGCACACGCTGGACGTGGCGCCTGACACGCCGCTGCTCTACATCCTGCGCAACGACCTGTGCTGCAACGGGCCCAAGTACGGTTGCGGCCTGGGCCAGTGCGGCGCCTGCACGGTGCTGGTGGACGGCCTGCCGGCGCGTTCATGCGTGCTGCCGGTCAAGGCCGTGGTCGGCCACGCGGTGACCACGCTCGAGGGCCTGGGCACGGCACAGCATCCGGACCCCGTGCAGCAGGCGTTTATCGAAGAACAGGCCGCGCAATGCGGCTACTGCCTGAACGGCATGATCATGACCGCCAAGGCGCTGCTGGCGCAGAACCCCGATCCCGACGAAGCGCAGATCCGCGAAGCCTTGCGCTTCAACCTGTGCCGTTGCGGCACGCATGTGGAAATCGTGCGCGCGGTCAGGCGGGCCGCGGTGCTGCAGCGGCAGGCCGCGCAAGGGGCGGCGTCGTGA
- a CDS encoding FAD-dependent monooxygenase has translation MQGKPRIAVVGAGLGGTAAAALLQRAGFQVRLYEQAPAFSRLGAGIHVGPNVMKIMRRIGIEDALNDMGCHPDYWYSRDGLTGEVIAQIPLGDYAVRHYGASYLTVHRGDFHKLLTDAVAPGTLFFNKKLESVTDQGDVVQLRFTDGTVEEADIVIGADGVNSRIRETLLGAEPPKYTGYVAHRAVFPISRVKGFTHERCTKWWTDDRHMMVYFDTSKLDEIYYVTGVPEPEWDMSKSWVPSSIEEMRAAFDGWHEGVQSLIEGTVEVTKWPLLERDPLPLWSRGRLVLLGDACHPMKPHMAQGAAMAIEDAAMLTRCFTEAGTDDYASAFALYEANRAERAGKVQLVSHNNTWLRSNENPDWCFGYDVFNVPLVSAGSKPLSEAA, from the coding sequence GTGCAAGGCAAACCGCGAATCGCAGTTGTCGGCGCCGGACTCGGAGGAACGGCCGCGGCCGCCCTGCTGCAGCGAGCCGGCTTCCAAGTCAGGCTGTATGAGCAGGCACCGGCGTTCTCGCGCCTGGGCGCGGGCATCCATGTCGGGCCCAACGTGATGAAGATCATGCGGCGCATCGGCATCGAGGACGCGCTCAACGACATGGGCTGCCACCCCGACTACTGGTACAGCCGCGACGGCCTCACCGGCGAGGTGATCGCGCAGATCCCGCTGGGCGACTATGCGGTGCGCCATTACGGCGCCAGCTACCTGACCGTGCATCGCGGCGATTTCCACAAGCTGCTGACCGACGCCGTCGCGCCCGGCACGCTGTTCTTCAACAAGAAGCTGGAAAGCGTCACCGACCAGGGCGATGTGGTGCAGCTGCGCTTCACCGACGGCACCGTCGAGGAAGCCGACATCGTGATCGGCGCCGACGGCGTCAACTCGCGCATCCGCGAGACCCTGCTCGGCGCCGAGCCGCCCAAGTACACCGGCTACGTGGCGCATCGCGCGGTATTCCCGATCTCTCGCGTCAAGGGCTTCACGCACGAGCGCTGCACCAAGTGGTGGACCGATGACCGCCACATGATGGTCTACTTCGACACCAGCAAGCTCGACGAGATCTACTACGTCACCGGCGTGCCCGAGCCCGAATGGGACATGAGCAAGAGCTGGGTGCCGAGCAGCATCGAAGAGATGCGCGCGGCCTTCGACGGCTGGCACGAAGGCGTGCAATCACTGATTGAAGGCACGGTCGAAGTGACCAAGTGGCCGCTGCTGGAGCGCGACCCGCTACCGCTGTGGAGCCGGGGCCGCCTGGTGCTGCTGGGCGATGCCTGCCACCCGATGAAGCCACACATGGCGCAGGGCGCCGCGATGGCGATCGAGGATGCCGCCATGCTGACGCGCTGCTTCACCGAAGCCGGCACCGACGACTACGCCAGCGCCTTCGCGCTGTATGAAGCCAACCGCGCCGAGCGCGCCGGCAAGGTCCAGCTGGTTTCGCACAACAACACCTGGCTGCGCAGCAACGAGAACCCGGACTGGTGTTTCGGCTACGATGTGTTCAACGTGCCGCTGGTGTCGGCCGGGAGCAAGCCGCTGTCCGAAGCCGCCTGA
- a CDS encoding maleate cis-trans isomerase family protein has translation MQKVFRIGQIVPSSNTTMETEIPAMLAARQLVRPERFTFHSSRMRMKKVVKEELAAMDAESDRCAVELSDARVDVLGYACLVAIMAMGHGYHRVSEQRLQAHTAENGGDAPVITSAGALVDALKVMGAKRIAVVAPYMKPLTELVVDYIRNEGYEVVDYRALEIPDNLEVGRHDPARLPEIVAQMNTADADVIVLSACVQMPSLPAVAKVEAMTGKPVVTAAVATTYALLKRLGLEPVVPGAGALLSGAY, from the coding sequence GTGCAGAAAGTTTTCCGAATCGGCCAGATCGTGCCGAGCTCCAACACCACCATGGAAACCGAGATCCCGGCGATGCTGGCCGCGCGCCAGCTGGTGCGCCCGGAGCGCTTCACCTTCCACTCGAGCCGGATGCGGATGAAGAAAGTGGTCAAGGAAGAACTGGCCGCGATGGACGCGGAATCCGACCGCTGCGCGGTGGAACTGAGCGACGCCCGCGTCGACGTGCTCGGCTACGCCTGCCTGGTGGCGATCATGGCGATGGGCCACGGCTACCACCGCGTCTCCGAGCAGCGCCTGCAGGCGCATACCGCCGAGAACGGCGGCGACGCGCCGGTGATCACCAGCGCCGGCGCGCTGGTCGATGCGCTCAAGGTGATGGGCGCGAAGCGCATCGCGGTGGTGGCGCCGTACATGAAGCCGCTGACCGAACTGGTGGTGGACTACATCCGCAATGAAGGCTATGAGGTGGTTGACTACCGCGCGCTGGAGATCCCCGACAACCTGGAGGTCGGCCGCCATGATCCGGCCAGGCTGCCGGAGATCGTCGCGCAGATGAACACCGCCGATGCCGACGTGATCGTGCTGTCGGCCTGCGTGCAGATGCCGTCGCTGCCTGCGGTAGCGAAGGTCGAGGCCATGACCGGCAAGCCGGTCGTGACCGCCGCCGTTGCCACCACCTATGCGTTGCTCAAGCGCCTGGGGCTGGAGCCGGTGGTGCCGGGCGCCGGCGCGCTGCTGTCGGGCGCGTACTGA
- a CDS encoding alpha/beta fold hydrolase — protein MADSTFLYGANVHANGIRQHYLRYGGQAGARAQRDAVIIVPGITSPAVTWGFVGERFGQQFDTYVLDVRGRGLSQAGPELDYSLDAQAADVVAFAAALGLRRYAVVGHSMGARIGIRAARAKPAGLTRLVLVDPPVSGPGRRAYPSQLPWYIDSIRLAQQGIDAEGMRRFCPTWTEDQLRLRAQWLHTCDERAILASFNGFHEDDIHADLPQLAVPALLMTAGRGDVIRAEDVQEMRTLLPALLVAHVANAGHMIPWDDEAGFYRAFGDFLGAPLN, from the coding sequence ATGGCAGACAGTACCTTTCTCTACGGCGCCAACGTCCACGCCAACGGCATCCGCCAGCACTATCTGCGCTATGGCGGGCAGGCGGGCGCGCGCGCGCAGCGCGATGCCGTCATCATCGTGCCGGGCATCACCAGCCCGGCGGTGACCTGGGGCTTTGTCGGCGAACGCTTCGGGCAGCAGTTCGATACCTATGTGCTCGACGTGCGCGGCCGCGGCCTGTCGCAGGCCGGCCCCGAGCTGGACTACAGCCTCGATGCGCAGGCCGCCGACGTGGTCGCCTTTGCCGCGGCGCTGGGACTGCGGCGCTATGCCGTGGTTGGCCATTCGATGGGCGCGCGCATCGGCATCCGCGCCGCGCGCGCCAAGCCCGCGGGCCTGACGCGGCTGGTGCTGGTCGATCCGCCGGTGTCGGGTCCGGGGCGCCGCGCCTATCCGTCGCAACTGCCGTGGTACATCGATTCGATCCGGCTGGCGCAGCAGGGCATCGACGCCGAAGGCATGCGCCGCTTCTGCCCGACCTGGACCGAAGACCAGCTGCGCCTGCGCGCGCAATGGCTGCATACCTGCGACGAGCGCGCGATCCTGGCCAGCTTCAACGGTTTCCACGAGGACGACATCCACGCCGACCTGCCGCAGCTCGCCGTGCCGGCGCTGCTGATGACCGCCGGCCGCGGCGACGTGATCCGCGCGGAAGACGTGCAGGAAATGCGCACGCTGCTGCCGGCCTTGCTGGTCGCGCACGTCGCCAATGCCGGCCACATGATCCCGTGGGACGACGAGGCCGGCTTCTACCGCGCCTTCGGCGATTTCCTCGGCGCGCCGTTGAATTGA